The nucleotide sequence TATAATGGTAAAGCAATTTGAAAGGCTGCACTATTTAGACATGACCAAAATTGACGATTGGGATACTACACAGGCAAGGAATTTATTAGAGGGTATTATCCAATCCAACGGGTACAGGATTAATTATAACCGTGATAGTAAGAAGCCAATTCACAGGGAACGGTAAGCGTACCGTTCCCATAGCCAGCCCGAAAAACAGGGCGGCAAAAAGACACTTCCTCCCGATGGTCGGGACAGTCTTTTTGCACAAAGCGGTACAACCCCTTTGCCAAAATGTAATGCCTGCGCACCACTGCATACGGAATACATTTTGCCAAACAGGTTGCAGATTTTGTTAGTGGGATATTCATTATCCCATTTATTGTTTTAAGGGGATTACTTTCTTTCGTGAGTTCAGCGAAAAAGAAAGTAACAAAGAAACCTAAGATTGTAATTGTTGCTCAAAATAGCCTCTTGCTATTTCTGAAACTCCGGCACTGAAATAACAGCCACCATCATAGATAATCTCAATGGCTTTTTTTAGCTCCGCAGGGTCGGCTCCTTTCAGGATATAGCCGTTTGCCCCACATTCGAGCATTTTCAGCACGTCCTTTTCATTGTCGTTTACACTAAATGCCAGTATTCGTAATTGTGGGTATCTGCCGAGCAGTGTTTTGGTTGTTTCAAAACCATCCATTACAGGCATATTGACATCCACGATACACAGGTCGGGCAAGGTTTCACAGGCTGCTATTTTCTGCATAGCTGATTGCCCGTTTTCAGCTTCAAATACGGTTTCAAAACCGACCCCTCCGAGAAGTTGTAAGATGCCCTGCCTTAGCAGGTCGTGGTCGTCTATGAGTGCTATCCTGATTATGTTTTTATTATCACTCATGGTTTTTATTTTTGTGTTTATACTTAAATAATGCTTTCCAACCGCCGCTTTTCGTATTATCGGGGGGCTTCTCCTTTGCCCGTTCATCTTCTTTTATATCTCTCACGCCATGCGCTATTAGCCACTCGTAAAAGGTTTGTACATTATGGGGTTTAAACTGTACCAGCTTGCCATTTTTCAGGGATATGGTAAATACACCCATAGTAACCGCAAAAGCCGATAATTCAGAGGCAGGAAATTGTAAGGCAGGAAAGGTATTATTTGCAGTGTCCATAATATCTATTTTTAAGTTGCGGAACCTGCAAATAAAAAAAGCGCAGGCAACTACACTTACCGATACTAAGGCACTGGTAGCCTAATCCCGAATAAGCGAGCGCCCACGCCGTGGCATGAGCGTTCTTACTTATATCTCGGGATTTAAAAATTACCAGTTTTTAGTATCGAGATTTAAAGCAAAAACACTTTAAATTTTTCTAATATTTTCAGTTGCAAAGATAGCAATGTTGATTGTTCTACGCAATCCGATATTTGCTATTTCTTTTATGCTTTGCACAAAAGAAAACGGTACAAGCCTGTAAAGACCTGTACCGTTCCTATATTGTATCGTTATTTATCGTGGGTTTTGTATCTCCGTATTTTGCACAGCTTTTTCTTTGGCTTTTTTCTGCCTTGAATAACTCCATAAAAACAGTAGCCCGAATATAATCAGGATATAGGCTATCCATTTCCCTGTGCGTTCGAGAAACGTAACGATAACTGACTTTTCATAAGATGAAAAGCCCTCGGCTCCGGTTGGGCTTCGCCTGTAAAACTTCCTGCGGTTAATCCAGTACCGCAACCCTAAGCCCAATACCAAAGCGATTATGCCTAAAACCAATGATGCAACCATAACGATAACCAGTTAAATTTATACTCTTTGAATTTACCAAAATACCTGTTTCGTCAGGTAACAAAAATACAAAATATAAATAGGGTTTAAATGAAAAAGTCCCGCCGTATCGGGCAGGACTTTTGTTTTTAATCGCTACTGTTAAACTCAAAGCTCACTTGCTGCTCATTACCGAAGTTGTCTGAAATCCATATATCAAATGACTGCGATACGGTGGACTGCGAGGTATAATATAACCTGAATTGTGTTTGAGGTAGTGGGTACAGGTCGTTAGGCATGTACGGCGCATCATTGTAATACCGTAATGTACCCTGCCCGTCATATTGGAAATAACAGATAAAGTAATTGGCATCTTTGAAGTCCCCGCTTCGCTGTATCGTAATCCGTATTTCAACGGTCTGCCCGTTGGTAATGCCCTTTGGAACAGGCATTACCTTTACCTCAAAGGGATAATTCTGCTGTATATCCAGTTCGTCCTTATTGCAGGAAGATAGCATGATGGCACTTGTCATGACCGCAACAAGCATCCATAAAAATTTGCTTTTATTCAATAATCGTTTCATTGTTCGTTCTTTTTAGAAGTTAAACCTTAATCCCACGCCTGCCGATGGACGGAACTGTTTTAAATCCGTACCCCATACCACTTTGGTACGCCCTTGCAGGAGCAATACAAAACGGTCGGATAAATACGTTTCAAAAGATAGCCGCCCACCGACTCCGTAAATGAAATTGTCTTTATTAAGTATGGTAGAACCGTCATACAGCGTTGCCTTGCTCCGGTTGATGGTTTCGTAACCAGCAACGGCGGTTACTCCGGCATTCAGGGTGATGCTCTTTCTTGCATTGCCTAACAACTGGAGGCTGTAACCGACTTCGCCCGTATAGGCTTCGAGCGGTATCCGCAAATCCCTGTAATCGGAAACCTGGTGCGTGTACTCCGCACCCCATAGCCAGTAATTGCCGTTCTTACCATTTACGGTAAGCATTACATTCAGGTAGTAGTTTTCGCTCACTTCTTTGGTCAGCAAGCCCGCATTTATTTCCAGCCCTTTTTGTTTGGGCATCATCCGTTGTGCCTGTACCGCCGTAACACCTGCTATTAGAAGCATTACGGCAAAAATGTATTTCCTCATTGTTCTTTCTGTTTAGGGATTAATTAATCTTCAGGTGCATATCGTTTATTTGCCTTGCGTGTACCAAGTCCGAGTTTTCCACCTGAAGCGTTTGCTGCCTGCCGCCGTTCTTTTCAAAAATTTCAATAATCAGTACCTTGTCATCGGCGATAGTAAACTGGTCGAGCAGGAACACATTTTGCTCAACGGTATTGCCTGCTATTTCATCCAGTGGCTTATACATACGCAAAGGGGTTAAAGGATTTTCCTGCACTACGGTACGTTTTGCTACTTTTTTATCTACCACCTTGAAATTCACAAAGTCTATTTTGAATGGAACATTGCTTTTATTTCTCAACTCCGTATGGAAATAAAATTTGCCGTTGTGTACATAGATGCCCTTTAGCAAAAACTGTATGCCGTAGCTTTTGGAACCGATATGCTTTACAATTCTTTTGTTCTTTTTGTAAATGGTTTCCATGAGCAGCCCTGCCAGTGATGGCGAATTGTTGCCCAATTCCTCAAACAATACATCGTTCCCGTTTTCCCTGTCAGATGCTTTTTGCATGGTAAGCAAATCATAATTCAGCGAGGTGGGGTTAGGGCTGTAAAACACATTGAAATTGTAAAACCTGCCGTCATTCGTGATTACGGAAAAGTTGGTTTCTTCCGTAAAATCCTTTACGGCAGCCTTTATACGAAGTACGTTTTCTGCATCTTCTGCCTTGCCTGCAATCAGGTACTCACTGCCTAAATCCACGTAACGGATGGCTGCCGGGAATATCAGGTGCGAGGTCTTATTATACGTTACCTGCATTTCGTAAGGCTCTACTTTGCCCATGCTTAACTTGCCCGTATTCGTTGCCTGTTGAGCAAAGGAATGGATATGATAACCCATTATCAGGGTTAATACCAGTATGCTTTTAAATATTGATTTCATTTTCTTTTTAGTTTATTAGCGTTGAACATTTATTTTTTTGAAACAAGAAACAGTTGTTGCCCTGCTTTGATGGTTACTTTAGGCGTTCTCACTTTTTTGGAGAAGTAACCCGATACACCCTGTATCACGCCACGGGAAAGGTCGCCTGCTACCTGTTGCCCTGCGGAGCGGGTCATCATAAGCGATGTGCCGGAGGTTTGGCTCATGTTGGAAGCGATTTCAGTAAGCGCATTCATTTCCGGCGAGTAAGGCACACTAAGCCCTTGCTGACCATCCAAGCCATATACTGTTATATCCACAGTAATGAAATTGCCGTCCAATTCAATAGAAGTTACTTTAAGCTGTACACGGCTGCCCTCAAATTTGGCTTTGGCTGTTATTGTAGTTCCCGGAGGAATAACCACAGTGGGAGTACGGGCAGGTTCGAGCAACCTAAGTTTTACATCGCTCTCTGCCGTTACCACCTGCGTTTCCTGCACTACTGCCCTGATGCTGTTTTTAGGCTGTACCACCTGCTCCGAAACACCAGCCGTATAAAATCCCCTGTTGCGGGTTTCGTTCCAGCTTGCCAGAAATGCGCTATCCGTAGGCTCACGGTACAGGGCAGATACGGCATTTTTCTTTGCAGGAGTAAAAGCTGTAAAGTGTTCCTTTGGAGCCTCTTTTGCTAAAGCGGTTGTGTCCAGCTTATTGGGTTGGGCAGCACCGGACGGAAGATATTTAGCCGCCATTTCGTAGGACTTTTCCATCAATGCCAACTGGTCTTGAACGGTAGTAGGTGGCGGTACATTTTTTTCTGCCAACTGGTCTTTCAGTTCTTCAACCTGTTTGCGGAGTTCCTGCGTTTCATTGTTGCCGTTGTCATAAAACGAGCTTAACGCACTTTGCGCATTACGGTAGCTGCTCAAAGCGGGATTGCTGTTCCCTGGCTTACCGCCTCCGGGGTAATCGTCTTCGTTGCCCTCATCCGGCTCTATCTTCTTTTTATCGGCTGCGCTATCCGCATTCCAGTAATCAGAAAGGGATGTAAGCCCATCCCGCTTTTCCTGCATTTTCTGTTCGAGCATTTCCTGCTCATAAGCCTTTTGCTTATCTGGCTGAAGCCCGGCATCGGTAGCCTGCGGTACGGCTTCATTCAAACCAATATTTTGTACCTTTTTCTTATCGGCTGATGGCTTAAAGATGAGGTACATACAGCCGAAGAATACCACGCCCATAAGGGCGAATATGATAGGCTTCTTTAGCTTTTCGGCTTTGTTCTGCGCACCGTCTTTCGGTGCATCGGTTCCGGCTTTCTGCTCATCGTCTTCGACAAGAAAGCTCACTTTTTTGTTTTCGTTATCTTTCATACATTTTACGTTTTAAAATTGTTCTTATACTGTCCTGCGGTGTAACCGGGGACTTTTTTTGCTGGATAACCGGGTTTTCAATATGCTCTATCTTTATTCCGTTACCGGAGTTACCAACATCATAGCATACTTTCAGCAGGACGACAACGGACAACAGCGCATAGCCTGCAAAGAGCAACAGCATATAGCGTTGCTGCTTTTTAAGCGGCAACGTCCGCCACTGTCCATTGAACCTATCCAGCCACCGATTAATGATTGTTTTTAAATTTTTCATGCCTTGACTATTATTCCGTTTTAGAACCTGAACCGCTTATTGCGGGGAACAGCCTTTTGCGCAGGAGCATCATTAACCATAGCAATAGCCTCCGTTACTTTGGGTGCTGCAATGGTGGATAGATTATTTAGCTCCGATTGTTTGAGTAATTGCCCGAAGCAGTCCTTTTTCACGACCTGCATTTTTTTGAGGTCAAATTTTCCGTTCAGGTACTTTACCCACATACAGCATTCCACCCTCGGTTTATCTTCACCCGCCCATTGCAGGTAGCCCGTAAGCATTAAATCCGGTTTGGGTGCGCCCTCCGTACCTTTCCGGCAGTTCTCCAGATATTCGCTGATGCTGTCTTTCAGCTTCCCGGCATACGCACCCTGCGTATGGAAATAGCCGCTATATCCTTTAGCTGTAAGGATGTTGGCAAACGTGTTTAAATCTGATAATGCTTCCATAACAACATTGATTTTATCGTTCTATTACCTCCACGTCTTTGTTCTCCAACACAGCAAACTTTTCGATATTGAAGCCCTGCGGGTTGTTGTCCGAACGGACGGAGTTCACGAGGTAGCAGGAGGTTATAAGGCTGCGCCTTGTAACATTGCTGGAACGGATGATAAATTGTTTGGCATAAGTTCTTACGGCATAAGGATAGGTATCGAAATTGCAAACCACGCTGTCCACTTCAATGCGTTGCTGCACGTTGCCCGAAATGATACGGTTGTAATAACCTTTTTCCGAAAGGTCTTTGTAGTAATCGAAAGCTGATTTATCAGCAAGATTAAAAGCCCGCTTCATATTGCTTTCAATAGCGTTCTTATCCGGGGCAAGCGTAAAAAACAATTCATGGAAACGTCTTACGTGTTCCCTTGCCTCAACAGGTCGGTTAATGCTTGCATCCTGCGATAATGCCAGCATCAGCGATTTACCATTATCCAGCACGTAAATTTTTTGCCGTTGCAACTCCGCAAAGTGGTAGGACTGCCATACGGCATATCCTACCACACTGATGCAGAGTACAGCAAATACAATGGCATATAACCGTATTTGCTTAAAGCTGTTCTCTATATTTCTTAGTGTTTTAAATTCCATTTTTACAGATGATTATTATTTGTTCAATAGTCTGCCGCCTATGTTGCCCGTAACGGCTCCGGTTCCGGCTCCTGCGATGTTGCCTGTTTTTGCTGCGGTCTGATTGACGTTGCGCATGAAGTTTCCTGCGCCACCAGCTTGTATAACCCAACCCGCCACCGTTGGTATGGTGAAGTAGCCCACAATGCCAATCAGCATGAATATGACATACACCGTGTTCGAGGTATCGGGAACGTAGTTAGGGTCTGCCAGCATGGAAATATCCCGTTCCAGTATCAACGACTGTATTTTTGCCAGCATGGAGCTGAACATATCCGATATAGGCAGCCATAAATACACGCTGATATACCGGGTTAGCCATTGGGTTAAGGTGGATTGAAAGCCGTCCCACACGGAAATAGCAAATGCTATTGGTCCGAGTATGGACAGCACAATCAGGAAAAACGTTCGTATGGTATCTATGACCAGTGCCGCCGCCTGAAAAAGCATTTCCAGCAGTTCACGAAACCAATCACGGATGCTTTTCTTTAAATCGTACATCCCCCTTTCCATGTACATGCCCGTCATTGTAACCAGGTCGGACGGCGACCATCCCAATTCGTCCAGTTTCTTATCAAATTCCTCATCGCTGACGAGGTAAGCTGTTTCAGGATTGCGGAGCATTGCCTCCTTTTCCAAAAGGTCTTTCTGCTCTTGCAGCTTGTGCAGGTCAAGCACCTGATTATCGAGCATGGCGTGCGTGCCTTTCACTACGGGCGACATTACCGCATTGATAGTACCCAATACCATTGTTGGAAAAAACATAATGCACAGCCCGATAGCGAAAGGGCGTAGAAGCGGGAACACGTCTATCGGCTCCGCCCGGCTCAATGCCTGCCATACTTTCAACGCCACGTAAAACAGTGCGCCCAACCCTGCAATGCCCTTTGCTACTGCCGCCATATCTGCCGACAACGGTATCATCTCATCATACAGTGAGCGTAGGAGTTCATGAAGATTATCCCATTCCATAGCTTACCAGTATTTTTGTTCATCAGTACCGTACAGTTCCAGCACCCTTTTGGTGTTGTTCTGTTTCTTAGCCCTCAAAATGCTTACGGAGATATTTTTGTTAGTGTAGTAGCGCACGAGGTTGTGGTAGTCCTTAACCTCTTTATACACCTTGTCTATGATGTCCATGCGCTCTTTGTCATTGAGAGAAAGCCCGTTTTCGGTAACTATCTGTTTCAGTTCTTTTAGCAGCGCTGTGCTTTCGTTCAGTAAGATGGAATAACCATTGGCGATTGCCGACAATTCCTGCGGAGTGAAATTTGGGTCGTTCATCATCTTGCCGAAATTCTTCACGTACATTTCAGACACGTCCCCAACCAGGATTACGGTTTGCTGCACTTTGCGGGCATCTTTCACCAAATTGTTTACGGCTTTCAGCTTATCGTAATATTCCTTGCCCTGCTCATACACTTTCTTCACCTGCTCGAAGTTTTTAATCACGTTCGATACGGTGGAGGACGTTTGCACGATTTCGTTTGCGCTGTTGAGGATGCCGGAAATAAGGTTTCCGGGGTCGGTTACTACAAACTGCGCTTTAGCGGATGGTGCAACGGCAAGCATAATTGCCGTACACACCAGTAACATTGTTCTTTTCATTGTTTCTGATTTTTTAAAATGATTAATAACTGTTTGCTTTTCTTTTTGCCTGTTGCAAAGGCTGCTTACATTCTCCGGCTCATTTTTTTGCTGGCTTCAGGAGGCTTTTTCTGTTGCAGTTCATTGAGCCGTGTAAAAAATCCCTGTATGCTTTGCGGTTTCGTGGCTGCGACTTCTTTACACAGCTTTGCGAAATCCTGCTCATCTTTGTTAGCGGGGTCGGCTTCAAAAATGAGCGCCTTGCTGCTGCCAATGGGCAGCGTTATTTTTTCTTTCCCCATCTGTTTTTGATTTTTAAGAATTAGTAATTGTCCTGCTTCGATTTTCTTTCAAGAGCAATGCGCTTAATGGCTTGCTCCACATTGCCGTCTAATTCGTGAGCGAGCTGCATCACTTCGAGCTTTTCCGTTTCTTCCGTAGTGTATGCGAGATATTCCTGAAGCGATACCTCCGTAGCATATACGGCGGAATGCGTACCGCCCAATCCAATCCATACCTCTTTATAAAGCCTTGATGGGTCGTTGTTCATGTTGATAGAAAGCACCTGCGCTTTTTCCTTGTCAGTAAGTCCGAGCATCGCCTGGATGTCATCGAATTTGTTCATGTACTTGCGCTGGTCTAAGAGGATTTTACAATCGCTGTTGTTTATGATGCTTTCCTTGACAATGGGCGACTGAATGATGTCGTCCACTTCCTGCGTTACGACAATCGCCTCACCGAAGAATTTCCTCACCGTCTTAAACAGATACTTGATGTATTCTGCCATGCCCTCTTTCGCAATCGCCTTCCACGCTTCTTCAATCAAGATGAGTTTGCGCACGCCTTTCAGCCTGCGCATCTTGTTGATGAAGACCTCCATAATGATGATGGTAACTATGGGAAAAAGTATCTTGTGGTCTTTTATCGCATCAATCTCAAACACGATAAAGCGTTTGCTCAACAGGTCAAGTTGCTTGTCGGAATTGAGCAAATAATCATACTCCCCACCACGATAGTAAGGCTCCAATACATTGAGGAAATTTGCGAGGTCAAAGTCTTTCTCCCTTACCTGCTTTTCTTCGAGAACATTGCGGTAGTCGCCTTTTACATACTCATAAAAACCGTTGAACGAGGGGCGTTCATCCAATTGCTTAATGCGCTCGATGTAGCCGCTCACAGCGTTGGACAACGCCACTTCTTCCGAACGCCTGGGCGCTTCATCATCCCGTTTCCAAAGGGTGAGAATGAGTGTCTTGATGCTTTCCCTTTTCTCAATATCAAATACATTGTCATCTGTATAAAAAGGATTGAAAGCAATCGGGTTGTCTTCGGTGTAAGTGAAATAAACGCCGTCTTCGCCTTTTGTCTTTCCCTTAATCAATTCGCATAAACCCTGATAGGAATTACCTGTATCTACAAGCAGGACGTGTGCGCCCTGTTCGTAGTATTGCCTAACCATGTGGTTGGTGAAAAAAGATTTTCCCGAACCTGACGGGCCAAGTATGAACTTGTTCCGGTTCGTGATGATGCCCCGCTTCATGGGCAAGTCGGAAATATCCAAATGGATAGGCTTGCCCGTAAGCCTGTCCGCCATCTTAATACCAAAGTGCGATGGCGAGCTTTGGTAATTGGTTTCTTCGGTGAAGAAACACAAAGCAGGTTCGATGAACGTGTAAAAACTTTCCTCACTCGGAAAGTCGCCAGCGTTGCCGGGCATTGCCGCCCAATACAGCGTAGCAACGTCAATGGTATTGTGGCGTGGCTTGCACTCCATTAAAGAGAGTGCGCTGCCTGTATCATTCTTTAGCTGCTTTAATTCGTTCGGCTCGTCCGACCACGCCATTATGTTGAAGTGCGCCCGGATGGAAGACAAACCAAATGAATGCGCTTCGTTCAGGTACTTTTCAATCCATTCTTTGTTTATCTGATTAGCCCGGCTGTACCTTGCCAGCGAGTGCATATTGCGTGCGGACTTTTCAAACTTGCGGAGGTTCTCATCGCTGTTATCCAAAAACAAATACTGGTTGTAAATGTGGTTGCAGCTAAGGAGCAGACCCACAGGAGCGGCAAAAGACAACAGGCAATCGCTTCTATCGGTTGATAGTTTTTCATACCTCGTATTAGCTGATACCGTTCCGGGCAAATCGTCCGTGTCCGAAAGCGTATGCAGACACAGGCGTTTGTTTCCGATACGCACATCTTCGCTG is from Niabella beijingensis and encodes:
- a CDS encoding response regulator, producing MSDNKNIIRIALIDDHDLLRQGILQLLGGVGFETVFEAENGQSAMQKIAACETLPDLCIVDVNMPVMDGFETTKTLLGRYPQLRILAFSVNDNEKDVLKMLECGANGYILKGADPAELKKAIEIIYDGGCYFSAGVSEIARGYFEQQLQS
- a CDS encoding DUF3872 domain-containing protein; its protein translation is MKRLLNKSKFLWMLVAVMTSAIMLSSCNKDELDIQQNYPFEVKVMPVPKGITNGQTVEIRITIQRSGDFKDANYFICYFQYDGQGTLRYYNDAPYMPNDLYPLPQTQFRLYYTSQSTVSQSFDIWISDNFGNEQQVSFEFNSSD
- a CDS encoding conjugal transfer protein TraO, with the protein product MRKYIFAVMLLIAGVTAVQAQRMMPKQKGLEINAGLLTKEVSENYYLNVMLTVNGKNGNYWLWGAEYTHQVSDYRDLRIPLEAYTGEVGYSLQLLGNARKSITLNAGVTAVAGYETINRSKATLYDGSTILNKDNFIYGVGGRLSFETYLSDRFVLLLQGRTKVVWGTDLKQFRPSAGVGLRFNF
- the traN gene encoding conjugative transposon protein TraN, with the translated sequence MKSIFKSILVLTLIMGYHIHSFAQQATNTGKLSMGKVEPYEMQVTYNKTSHLIFPAAIRYVDLGSEYLIAGKAEDAENVLRIKAAVKDFTEETNFSVITNDGRFYNFNVFYSPNPTSLNYDLLTMQKASDRENGNDVLFEELGNNSPSLAGLLMETIYKKNKRIVKHIGSKSYGIQFLLKGIYVHNGKFYFHTELRNKSNVPFKIDFVNFKVVDKKVAKRTVVQENPLTPLRMYKPLDEIAGNTVEQNVFLLDQFTIADDKVLIIEIFEKNGGRQQTLQVENSDLVHARQINDMHLKIN
- the traM gene encoding conjugative transposon protein TraM: MKDNENKKVSFLVEDDEQKAGTDAPKDGAQNKAEKLKKPIIFALMGVVFFGCMYLIFKPSADKKKVQNIGLNEAVPQATDAGLQPDKQKAYEQEMLEQKMQEKRDGLTSLSDYWNADSAADKKKIEPDEGNEDDYPGGGKPGNSNPALSSYRNAQSALSSFYDNGNNETQELRKQVEELKDQLAEKNVPPPTTVQDQLALMEKSYEMAAKYLPSGAAQPNKLDTTALAKEAPKEHFTAFTPAKKNAVSALYREPTDSAFLASWNETRNRGFYTAGVSEQVVQPKNSIRAVVQETQVVTAESDVKLRLLEPARTPTVVIPPGTTITAKAKFEGSRVQLKVTSIELDGNFITVDITVYGLDGQQGLSVPYSPEMNALTEIASNMSQTSGTSLMMTRSAGQQVAGDLSRGVIQGVSGYFSKKVRTPKVTIKAGQQLFLVSKK
- a CDS encoding nitrogen regulatory IIA protein; this translates as MKNLKTIINRWLDRFNGQWRTLPLKKQQRYMLLLFAGYALLSVVVLLKVCYDVGNSGNGIKIEHIENPVIQQKKSPVTPQDSIRTILKRKMYER
- the traK gene encoding conjugative transposon protein TraK; this translates as MEFKTLRNIENSFKQIRLYAIVFAVLCISVVGYAVWQSYHFAELQRQKIYVLDNGKSLMLALSQDASINRPVEAREHVRRFHELFFTLAPDKNAIESNMKRAFNLADKSAFDYYKDLSEKGYYNRIISGNVQQRIEVDSVVCNFDTYPYAVRTYAKQFIIRSSNVTRRSLITSCYLVNSVRSDNNPQGFNIEKFAVLENKDVEVIER
- the traJ gene encoding conjugative transposon protein TraJ, whose product is MEWDNLHELLRSLYDEMIPLSADMAAVAKGIAGLGALFYVALKVWQALSRAEPIDVFPLLRPFAIGLCIMFFPTMVLGTINAVMSPVVKGTHAMLDNQVLDLHKLQEQKDLLEKEAMLRNPETAYLVSDEEFDKKLDELGWSPSDLVTMTGMYMERGMYDLKKSIRDWFRELLEMLFQAAALVIDTIRTFFLIVLSILGPIAFAISVWDGFQSTLTQWLTRYISVYLWLPISDMFSSMLAKIQSLILERDISMLADPNYVPDTSNTVYVIFMLIGIVGYFTIPTVAGWVIQAGGAGNFMRNVNQTAAKTGNIAGAGTGAVTGNIGGRLLNK
- a CDS encoding DUF4141 domain-containing protein; translation: MKRTMLLVCTAIMLAVAPSAKAQFVVTDPGNLISGILNSANEIVQTSSTVSNVIKNFEQVKKVYEQGKEYYDKLKAVNNLVKDARKVQQTVILVGDVSEMYVKNFGKMMNDPNFTPQELSAIANGYSILLNESTALLKELKQIVTENGLSLNDKERMDIIDKVYKEVKDYHNLVRYYTNKNISVSILRAKKQNNTKRVLELYGTDEQKYW
- a CDS encoding TraG family conjugative transposon ATPase; amino-acid sequence: MRNTAKATTLESKFPLLAVEHNCIISKDADITACFQVHLPELFTVASAEYDAIHSAWHKAIKTLPDYSIVHKQDWYIKENYAPDIAQDGLSFLAKSYQQHFNERPFLNHYCYLFLTKTTKERMRMQSNFSSLCKGVLIPKEIRDKEAVRRFMEAVAQFERIINDSGFVKLERLSEDDIIGTADKQGLLEQYFTLSREATTAMQDIALGSEDVRIGNKRLCLHTLSDTDDLPGTVSANTRYEKLSTDRSDCLLSFAAPVGLLLSCNHIYNQYLFLDNSDENLRKFEKSARNMHSLARYSRANQINKEWIEKYLNEAHSFGLSSIRAHFNIMAWSDEPNELKQLKNDTGSALSLMECKPRHNTIDVATLYWAAMPGNAGDFPSEESFYTFIEPALCFFTEETNYQSSPSHFGIKMADRLTGKPIHLDISDLPMKRGIITNRNKFILGPSGSGKSFFTNHMVRQYYEQGAHVLLVDTGNSYQGLCELIKGKTKGEDGVYFTYTEDNPIAFNPFYTDDNVFDIEKRESIKTLILTLWKRDDEAPRRSEEVALSNAVSGYIERIKQLDERPSFNGFYEYVKGDYRNVLEEKQVREKDFDLANFLNVLEPYYRGGEYDYLLNSDKQLDLLSKRFIVFEIDAIKDHKILFPIVTIIIMEVFINKMRRLKGVRKLILIEEAWKAIAKEGMAEYIKYLFKTVRKFFGEAIVVTQEVDDIIQSPIVKESIINNSDCKILLDQRKYMNKFDDIQAMLGLTDKEKAQVLSINMNNDPSRLYKEVWIGLGGTHSAVYATEVSLQEYLAYTTEETEKLEVMQLAHELDGNVEQAIKRIALERKSKQDNY